The Dehalogenimonas sp. 4OHTPN genome window below encodes:
- a CDS encoding reductive dehalogenase, with amino-acid sequence MSLFHSTVSRRDFMKGLGLVGGIGGAAAVTPAFHDLDEVISAAESTRKRAWFVKEVDEPTVEIDWALVKRHHGGHSTQSAAVVARYPGLEAYNAMTRSGKSDADRMKDNEPGYRLRDAALGSANGGVFSGISLAGSPGAVGGVIPTCEADKFGRRKVQTPEQRGVPKWTGTPEEATKMLRAVMVFFGAANLGVGELDDHHKNFVGLTGDNIGTQYYPNIDKAPTTVTKPVVFADQPTFTWDQAKNITYVPNIPLWAVTYLIPQHQELNMRRPTVLGRTTQTRYRLRRETTTCTQDFITGIGYQSMADVPYRVLPSGPGIVLGGLGENARHSIMTLSPEVGAFGGYFDMLTDLELAPTKPIDAGMWRFCHSCGLCADLCPSGSITKKGEAEPSYEVRPSHLTPKDPPLPGMRESGEWHKLGRKTYWTDMPGSQIYQRSVDVCNVCWGNCVFNGANGAMIHQVVKGTASITPLFNAFFAAMHEPMGYGMKHGEEVEEWWNMSLPSNGFSSTMMARHMGY; translated from the coding sequence ATGTCATTATTTCACAGCACTGTCTCCCGCCGCGATTTCATGAAGGGCTTGGGGCTAGTCGGCGGCATTGGCGGCGCAGCCGCCGTCACGCCTGCATTCCATGATCTGGATGAGGTCATTTCAGCAGCCGAATCCACCCGCAAGCGTGCTTGGTTCGTTAAAGAAGTTGACGAACCCACTGTAGAAATAGACTGGGCGCTGGTCAAGCGCCATCATGGCGGACACAGCACTCAGTCTGCTGCGGTCGTCGCCCGCTACCCCGGCCTCGAGGCATACAATGCCATGACCCGGTCCGGGAAATCCGATGCCGACCGCATGAAGGACAACGAGCCGGGCTACCGCCTGCGCGACGCGGCGCTCGGTTCTGCCAACGGCGGCGTCTTCTCCGGGATATCCCTGGCAGGCAGCCCTGGTGCCGTCGGTGGCGTCATCCCAACCTGTGAAGCCGACAAATTCGGCCGCAGGAAAGTCCAGACCCCCGAACAGCGCGGTGTTCCCAAGTGGACCGGCACCCCGGAGGAAGCCACCAAGATGCTCCGTGCCGTGATGGTCTTCTTCGGCGCCGCTAACCTCGGCGTGGGTGAGCTTGACGATCACCACAAGAACTTTGTGGGTTTGACCGGCGATAACATCGGCACCCAATACTATCCTAACATCGACAAAGCCCCCACTACGGTTACCAAACCGGTAGTTTTTGCCGACCAGCCTACCTTCACCTGGGACCAGGCTAAAAATATCACCTACGTGCCCAATATTCCTCTTTGGGCTGTCACCTACCTAATTCCCCAGCACCAGGAACTTAACATGAGGCGGCCGACTGTCCTGGGCAGAACCACCCAGACGCGCTATCGGCTGCGCCGCGAAACCACCACCTGCACCCAGGACTTCATCACCGGCATCGGTTACCAGAGCATGGCTGATGTGCCGTACCGTGTCCTGCCTTCGGGCCCCGGCATCGTTTTAGGGGGTTTAGGCGAGAACGCCCGGCATTCCATCATGACCCTTAGCCCTGAAGTCGGCGCTTTCGGCGGCTACTTCGATATGTTGACCGACCTGGAACTGGCGCCGACCAAGCCTATCGACGCCGGCATGTGGCGTTTCTGCCACAGCTGCGGCCTGTGCGCCGACCTTTGCCCTTCGGGCTCAATCACTAAGAAAGGCGAGGCTGAACCTTCCTACGAAGTCCGGCCGAGCCATCTCACTCCCAAAGACCCACCGCTACCTGGCATGCGCGAGTCCGGCGAGTGGCACAAACTTGGGCGCAAGACTTATTGGACCGACATGCCCGGCAGTCAGATCTATCAGAGATCGGTTGACGTATGCAATGTCTGCTGGGGCAACTGCGTTTTCAACGGCGCCAACGGTGCCATGATTCACCAGGTGGTCAAAGGCACGGCTTCCATCACGCCGCTGTTCAACGCTTTCTTCGCCGCCATGCACGAACCTATGGGTTACGGCATGAAGCACGGCGAGGAGGTTGAGGAGTGGTGGAACATGTCCCTGCCGTCGAACGGTTTCTCCTCAACCATGATGGCCCGTCACATGGGTTACTAA
- a CDS encoding HVO_2922 family protein: MAATFELFKDKGGEYRWRLRHQNGNIIADSAEGYQSRESAVNGINSVISNAPSAPVVDQTAETKT, translated from the coding sequence ATGGCGGCGACATTTGAACTTTTCAAAGATAAAGGCGGGGAGTACCGCTGGCGGCTGCGCCACCAGAACGGTAATATAATCGCCGATTCTGCGGAAGGATATCAGTCTAGAGAAAGCGCGGTCAACGGTATCAATTCTGTTATCAGTAATGCGCCTTCGGCGCCAGTCGTTGATCAAACAGCAGAAACTAAAACCTGA
- a CDS encoding HVO_2922 family protein, whose protein sequence is MATKFELFQDKAGEYRWRLRHQNGNIIADSAEGYTSKSSAINGIESVKNNVGMASIKDSETGQVISRQAAPPATAAVPQSTPVAAASSTPAWKANNAVSSGDGMSAAAIVALIAVAWFVLGIGVILLAG, encoded by the coding sequence ATGGCGACCAAATTTGAATTATTCCAGGATAAAGCCGGCGAGTACCGCTGGCGGCTCCGTCACCAGAACGGGAATATCATCGCCGACTCGGCTGAAGGTTATACTTCCAAATCCAGTGCGATAAACGGCATCGAGTCCGTTAAGAATAACGTCGGCATGGCTTCAATAAAGGACAGCGAAACCGGACAGGTTATATCCCGCCAGGCCGCCCCGCCGGCTACAGCGGCAGTCCCCCAATCGACGCCTGTGGCCGCTGCTAGTTCTACTCCTGCCTGGAAAGCGAATAATGCTGTTTCATCCGGTGACGGCATGAGCGCTGCCGCCATCGTGGCATTGATCGCGGTCGCCTGGTTTGTGCTTGGGATCGGTGTAATCCTGCTGGCAGGGTAG
- a CDS encoding AbrB/MazE/SpoVT family DNA-binding domain-containing protein — protein MTDKKFDEVWVPKFYGATTIGERGQMVIPVEARKDFQLTPSAKLLVFGSPGGLMVVKAEHITGFLARASEMLRALELAAEEPLQ, from the coding sequence ATGACTGACAAGAAGTTCGACGAAGTCTGGGTTCCCAAGTTCTACGGAGCGACCACGATCGGCGAACGCGGCCAGATGGTCATCCCGGTAGAGGCGCGTAAAGACTTCCAGTTGACTCCCTCAGCCAAGCTGCTGGTGTTCGGCAGTCCGGGCGGACTGATGGTTGTCAAAGCGGAACATATCACCGGGTTTCTGGCGCGGGCGTCGGAGATGCTGCGGGCTCTTGAATTGGCGGCGGAAGAGCCGCTTCAATAG
- a CDS encoding hydrophobe/amphiphile efflux-3 (HAE3) family transporter: MNGFFRKLGLFIELRRGLVIAASVLLVLAAVVGASRLSFATGIETMISTDSQVYRDYQEFNDNFGAETVIILARAEGLANLVDLDNITAVDSIEQQLSKEAGVLSIVGPGFALRQAMAQIAGAPLLPPDQATLEAIMLDQGALRSEMKHFFPTDNFGIVVITMEGGTSLEQVSAVVDAARGAIGRASFNGIEASVTGASVIFAKMEELMTQSMSTMIGISMLLMLMILAVVFAVRGFFAWRWLPLGAVIIGSIYAFGMMGWLSVPITMVTMAILPILIGLGVDYAVQFHNRYDEEARRGETVAEAIIDSVTHIGPAILIAIIAACLGFAALFLSPVPMIRQFGMILIIGVVACYLVSLFILLPVLYSHDRRKKAASKTALPKDGSEAGIVERALAKLAPRIIRNPVLIIAVAAVFTVIGIGLDSRIETETDENKYISQDLPLMKDFNDLAALSGGSTAFNVMVRADDATRLEVLGWMQALEGRLLSQSVVPVLRVDSIAGVIAQAAGENLPSSQETIDQILGLVPELAKANLLTSDKILANITVMTAPGLSTEDLRGLRETVDTYLSSPPAGVTAVVTGQGVIGIELMDSLTTGRVEMTLLGIALVFLGLFVLFKFNAVKASIATLPIAMIIGWSSVVMYFGGIKYTALTATLGSLIIGIGVEFTILMMMRYQEERQKGAAPAAAMTTAMTKIGRAVITSGLTVVGGFGALLFARDFPILTDFGAVTMINVGFALVSSLVVLPTIIVAFDLRKERILAKAAAG; this comes from the coding sequence ATGAACGGGTTTTTTAGAAAATTAGGGTTATTTATCGAATTGAGGCGTGGTTTGGTTATCGCCGCCAGTGTTCTGCTGGTTCTGGCGGCGGTGGTGGGCGCCTCTCGATTAAGCTTCGCCACCGGTATCGAAACCATGATCTCGACAGATTCCCAGGTATACCGGGATTATCAGGAGTTCAACGACAACTTCGGCGCTGAGACCGTCATCATTCTTGCCCGGGCAGAAGGGCTGGCAAACCTGGTCGACCTTGATAATATCACCGCTGTTGATTCAATTGAGCAGCAATTGAGCAAAGAAGCCGGCGTGCTGTCGATAGTCGGTCCCGGATTCGCTTTGCGCCAGGCGATGGCACAGATTGCTGGCGCGCCGTTATTGCCGCCCGACCAGGCAACACTCGAAGCGATAATGCTCGACCAGGGGGCACTTCGGTCGGAGATGAAGCATTTCTTTCCTACCGACAATTTCGGCATAGTCGTCATCACCATGGAGGGCGGAACAAGCCTGGAGCAAGTTAGCGCGGTGGTCGACGCCGCCAGGGGTGCTATCGGGAGGGCATCATTCAACGGCATTGAAGCTTCGGTTACCGGCGCCTCGGTTATCTTCGCCAAGATGGAAGAACTCATGACCCAGAGCATGAGCACCATGATCGGTATTTCCATGCTCTTGATGCTGATGATCCTGGCTGTTGTCTTCGCCGTTCGCGGTTTTTTTGCCTGGCGCTGGCTGCCGCTGGGGGCGGTGATCATCGGCAGCATTTACGCTTTCGGCATGATGGGCTGGCTGTCCGTGCCGATCACTATGGTCACTATGGCCATCCTGCCAATCCTCATAGGACTGGGAGTGGACTATGCCGTCCAGTTTCATAACCGTTATGACGAAGAAGCCCGCCGCGGTGAAACGGTAGCTGAGGCGATCATCGATTCGGTAACCCACATCGGCCCGGCTATCCTCATTGCCATCATCGCCGCTTGCCTGGGATTTGCCGCCCTGTTTCTGTCTCCCGTGCCAATGATTCGTCAATTCGGCATGATCCTCATCATCGGCGTTGTTGCTTGCTATTTGGTCTCGCTGTTCATCCTGCTGCCAGTGTTGTATTCACACGATAGGCGTAAGAAAGCGGCATCGAAGACGGCATTGCCGAAAGACGGAAGCGAGGCTGGGATTGTCGAACGCGCCCTGGCGAAACTGGCGCCACGGATAATCCGTAATCCAGTGCTCATCATCGCCGTCGCTGCGGTATTCACCGTTATTGGAATCGGGCTGGACAGCCGCATCGAGACCGAGACCGACGAGAACAAGTACATCTCCCAGGACCTGCCGCTGATGAAGGATTTTAACGACCTGGCGGCATTGTCAGGCGGTTCAACCGCGTTCAACGTCATGGTCCGTGCTGACGATGCGACACGGTTGGAGGTACTGGGGTGGATGCAGGCGCTGGAAGGGCGGCTGCTCAGCCAGTCGGTAGTGCCGGTACTTCGCGTGGACAGCATCGCCGGGGTGATCGCTCAGGCGGCGGGAGAGAATTTACCCTCGAGCCAAGAAACCATCGATCAGATTCTAGGGTTGGTGCCTGAACTGGCGAAAGCCAATCTTCTGACAAGTGATAAGATTTTGGCGAATATCACCGTCATGACCGCCCCCGGCCTTTCGACAGAGGACCTTCGTGGGCTGCGGGAAACGGTTGATACTTATCTCAGCTCGCCGCCTGCGGGCGTTACCGCAGTGGTCACCGGTCAGGGAGTTATAGGCATCGAACTCATGGATTCACTGACTACTGGCCGGGTAGAGATGACTTTGCTAGGCATCGCACTGGTGTTCCTCGGCCTGTTTGTGCTGTTCAAGTTTAACGCGGTGAAGGCTTCTATTGCCACGCTACCCATCGCCATGATTATCGGCTGGTCCAGCGTGGTGATGTATTTCGGCGGCATCAAATACACCGCTTTGACCGCCACTTTGGGTTCTCTTATCATCGGCATCGGCGTTGAATTCACTATTCTGATGATGATGCGTTACCAAGAGGAGCGGCAAAAAGGCGCTGCTCCTGCGGCTGCTATGACTACCGCGATGACTAAGATCGGCCGGGCGGTCATCACCTCCGGCCTGACCGTGGTCGGCGGTTTCGGCGCGCTGCTTTTTGCCCGCGATTTCCCTATCCTCACCGACTTCGGCGCGGTAACGATGATCAACGTCGGCTTCGCCCTGGTCTCCAGCCTGGTAGTACTGCCGACGATCATTGTGGCCTTTGATCTGAGGAAAGAAAGAATTCTGGCGAAGGCTGCCGCCGGCTAA
- the argS gene encoding arginine--tRNA ligase — MNGILGIKGLITDLLARSIAGAQAGGRLPVVAMPPIVLEHPQNPSHGDYATSLPLKMARSTGMKPMDIASVLTEYIPAAAEIKSVAVAHPGFLNFAISDGWITEQVEEIIRSGECYGNIDTGGGRKIQIEYVSANPTGPIHVGHGRGAVLGSSLALALKAAGFEVQQEYYVNDAGNQVLSFKRSLLARYLQQLGVDAEMPAEGYFGSYMTDLARDILLEEGDRFRDLPPAEALEQLGTVGLRKILGLIRQDLAALGVSFDRWFSEQSLYDSGEFAGVIELLQKTGYIVEKEGATWFASTALGESKDNVIIRSDGTPTYFASDIAYHYDKFIRRSFNLGINIWGADHQGHVSRMKAVLQALGIDPARLHVIISQLVTLRRGEELVRLSKRTGEIITLREVLDEVGADACRFNFLSRSADSQMDFDLELAKKQSAENPVYYVQYAHARICSIISLARDKAIDYTGGDVTRLVEPAELELLRKMLLLPEVIAQVAESFEPHHLAHYAGVLAAAFHQFYKDCRVVSADLLLSQARLKLAMAARTVLARTLHLMGMSAPECM, encoded by the coding sequence TTGAACGGAATCCTCGGAATAAAAGGTTTGATTACCGACCTGCTGGCTCGCTCAATCGCCGGGGCGCAAGCCGGCGGCAGACTGCCGGTGGTAGCAATGCCACCGATCGTTCTCGAGCACCCTCAGAATCCGTCTCACGGCGACTATGCAACCAGCCTACCGCTGAAGATGGCCCGATCCACGGGCATGAAACCAATGGATATAGCCTCGGTTTTAACCGAGTACATACCAGCCGCCGCAGAGATCAAGAGCGTTGCCGTCGCCCATCCGGGTTTCCTTAACTTCGCCATCTCAGACGGCTGGATTACCGAGCAGGTTGAGGAGATCATCCGCTCCGGCGAGTGCTACGGCAATATTGATACAGGCGGCGGCCGGAAGATCCAGATCGAATACGTCTCAGCCAATCCCACCGGCCCCATCCACGTCGGCCACGGCCGGGGCGCCGTACTAGGCAGTTCGCTTGCCCTTGCCCTCAAAGCTGCGGGGTTCGAGGTACAGCAGGAATATTATGTCAATGACGCCGGCAATCAGGTGTTGTCATTCAAGCGGTCGCTCCTGGCCCGATATCTCCAACAGCTTGGCGTTGATGCTGAAATGCCTGCGGAAGGTTATTTCGGCAGTTACATGACAGACCTGGCGCGGGACATACTCCTGGAAGAAGGCGACCGTTTCCGTGACCTCCCGCCGGCCGAAGCGCTGGAACAACTCGGTACCGTCGGACTGCGGAAAATACTGGGGCTTATCCGGCAAGACCTGGCTGCCCTGGGTGTGAGCTTCGACCGCTGGTTTTCCGAGCAAAGTCTTTACGACAGCGGCGAGTTCGCCGGCGTCATCGAATTGCTGCAAAAAACCGGCTACATCGTGGAGAAGGAAGGCGCTACCTGGTTTGCTTCGACAGCGCTTGGCGAAAGCAAGGACAACGTCATCATCAGGAGCGACGGCACACCGACCTATTTCGCCTCGGACATAGCCTACCATTATGACAAGTTCATTCGCCGCAGTTTCAATTTAGGCATAAACATCTGGGGCGCCGACCACCAGGGTCATGTCTCCCGGATGAAGGCAGTGCTGCAGGCCCTGGGCATCGATCCGGCACGCCTGCACGTCATTATCTCCCAACTGGTAACCCTGCGCCGCGGCGAGGAACTGGTCAGACTTTCAAAACGCACCGGCGAGATCATCACTCTGCGCGAGGTGCTGGACGAAGTAGGCGCCGATGCTTGTCGCTTTAACTTCCTGTCCAGGAGTGCCGATTCCCAGATGGACTTCGACCTGGAGCTGGCCAAGAAGCAATCGGCGGAGAATCCGGTCTATTATGTCCAATACGCTCACGCCCGCATCTGCTCTATCATTAGCCTGGCCCGCGACAAGGCTATTGATTACACTGGAGGCGATGTCACCAGGCTGGTCGAACCGGCGGAACTCGAACTGCTTCGGAAAATGCTCCTACTGCCCGAAGTCATCGCCCAGGTCGCAGAAAGTTTTGAGCCGCACCACCTGGCCCACTACGCCGGCGTTCTGGCCGCCGCCTTCCACCAGTTCTACAAGGACTGCCGCGTCGTATCCGCCGACCTCCTACTGTCGCAGGCGCGCCTCAAGCTCGCTATGGCGGCGCGTACGGTGCTAGCCCGCACCTTGCACCTCATGGGCATGTCGGCGCCGGAGTGTATGTAA
- a CDS encoding acyl-CoA dehydrogenase family protein → MEYFLNELQTTVRDLARGIAEEKVLPVRAELDEKEEFPWAIVREIAASGLYGIAIPEEYGGISGGSFELVLATEQLARVCGGVAVTYAANFLGSDILIDNGSPEQKARFLPDIASGEKLCAFAITEETAGSDAGAVKTTATKTADGYVINGSKRFITNGGDAAIYTIIARTEPGKSARGLSAFIVEKGTPGFSFGRKEKKMGIRTSSTRELLFDDCLIPRENLIGKEGMGFFYAMKLFEKSRPGIGAQALGIAQGAFEAAYAHAKERVQFGEAVLSFQSIQHMLANMAMDIEAARALIYASARTIDSGLQKSGNMESSMSKVFASDMAMRVTTDAVQIMGGVGYMRDYPAEKFMRDAKITQMYEGTNQILRNIIANELKKRY, encoded by the coding sequence GTGGAGTACTTCCTGAATGAGCTTCAAACAACGGTCCGCGATTTAGCCCGCGGCATTGCCGAAGAGAAAGTGCTGCCGGTGCGTGCCGAACTCGATGAAAAAGAGGAGTTTCCCTGGGCTATCGTTAGAGAGATCGCCGCCTCCGGCCTCTACGGAATCGCCATCCCGGAGGAATACGGCGGCATTAGCGGGGGTTCCTTCGAGCTGGTGCTCGCCACCGAACAGCTTGCCCGTGTCTGTGGCGGCGTCGCGGTAACTTACGCCGCCAATTTCCTTGGTTCGGATATTCTGATTGACAACGGCTCGCCGGAGCAGAAAGCCCGCTTTCTGCCGGATATCGCCAGCGGTGAGAAGCTGTGCGCCTTCGCCATCACCGAGGAGACCGCCGGCTCGGACGCCGGCGCCGTGAAGACGACAGCTACCAAAACCGCTGACGGCTATGTGATTAACGGCAGCAAGCGTTTTATCACCAATGGCGGGGATGCCGCCATCTATACAATCATCGCCCGCACCGAACCGGGCAAGAGCGCCCGCGGTCTGTCAGCCTTCATCGTGGAAAAAGGTACGCCCGGCTTTTCCTTTGGCCGCAAGGAGAAAAAGATGGGCATACGCACATCTTCGACCCGGGAACTCCTATTCGACGACTGCCTCATTCCCCGGGAGAACCTCATTGGCAAAGAAGGCATGGGCTTTTTCTATGCCATGAAGTTGTTCGAAAAATCCCGCCCCGGCATCGGCGCCCAGGCCCTCGGCATTGCCCAGGGAGCCTTCGAAGCGGCTTACGCCCATGCCAAGGAGCGCGTCCAGTTCGGGGAGGCGGTCCTATCCTTCCAGTCCATTCAGCACATGCTGGCCAATATGGCTATGGACATCGAGGCCGCTCGGGCGCTCATCTACGCCTCAGCCCGCACCATTGACTCCGGTCTGCAGAAAAGCGGCAACATGGAGTCCTCGATGAGCAAGGTTTTCGCCTCGGACATGGCGATGCGCGTCACCACCGACGCGGTGCAGATTATGGGCGGCGTCGGTTACATGCGGGATTATCCGGCTGAAAAATTCATGCGCGATGCCAAAATCACCCAGATGTACGAAGGCACCAACCAGATCCTCCGCAACATCATTGCCAACGAACTGAAGAAACGGTATTAA
- a CDS encoding CvpA family protein, which yields MNWLDIALLVFLAFQVFSGLSQGLIKALGGLLGLIVGIFLAGRFYESLGGSVFSFISNEDIANAAAFAAVLIVTWIVFSIIAGLLTKLVSVVLLGWVNRLAGAIFGLFMGTLIAGAALAVWAQFFGGESLADSTIATFLLDKFPLVLSLLPSQFDSIKEFFQ from the coding sequence ATGAACTGGCTTGATATCGCTCTCCTGGTCTTTCTGGCTTTTCAGGTTTTCTCGGGGCTTTCGCAGGGTCTGATCAAGGCGCTGGGCGGTTTACTCGGGCTTATTGTCGGTATTTTCCTGGCTGGCCGCTTCTACGAGAGTCTAGGCGGCAGCGTCTTCAGCTTTATCAGCAATGAGGATATCGCCAACGCCGCCGCCTTCGCAGCGGTACTGATCGTTACCTGGATTGTCTTCAGCATCATCGCCGGTCTGCTGACCAAGCTGGTGTCGGTGGTGCTGCTGGGTTGGGTCAACCGGCTGGCCGGGGCGATCTTCGGATTGTTCATGGGCACGCTCATCGCCGGAGCGGCGCTGGCTGTTTGGGCTCAGTTCTTCGGCGGCGAATCGTTGGCGGACTCAACCATCGCGACTTTCCTGCTGGACAAATTCCCCCTGGTGCTGTCGCTGCTGCCATCGCAGTTCGATTCCATCAAAGAATTCTTCCAATAG
- a CDS encoding PQQ-dependent sugar dehydrogenase, translating to MSRPRTIATILIVVVLVAGGFIWWNFLARRAIPPPPDGNSQIASAVVEGLEIPWELAFLSDGAILLTERPGRVRYIDSSGALRADPLPGVEGVAAVGEGGLLGLALHPGFDYNRWIYLYHTYRAGSGLANRVVRYTLGNGLTLSGYTVIIDGIPGGNVHNGGRIKFGPDGLLYIGTGDSGIDTLAQDLNSLAGKILRLNDDGSIPSNNPFPNSAVYSYGHRNVQGLAWDGFGQLWATEHGSNNFDELNLIEAANNYGWPVVRGETTAPGMTGPKLHSGNDTWAPSGLTFFQGSLYFTGLRGQSIFEYNLQTGRLTRYLNGIFGRLRDIVNGPDGYLYVITNNLDGRGIPLAGDDHLIRINPARLAETA from the coding sequence TTGTCTAGACCGCGCACTATCGCTACTATCCTCATCGTTGTCGTACTTGTCGCCGGCGGGTTTATCTGGTGGAATTTTCTAGCCCGACGCGCCATACCGCCGCCTCCCGACGGCAATTCACAGATAGCCTCAGCCGTCGTCGAGGGTCTGGAGATTCCCTGGGAATTAGCTTTTTTATCAGACGGAGCCATCCTGCTCACCGAACGCCCCGGCCGAGTCCGTTATATCGACTCGTCGGGCGCCCTTCGGGCTGATCCGCTGCCAGGCGTTGAGGGCGTGGCTGCCGTCGGCGAGGGCGGTCTGCTGGGATTGGCCCTCCATCCAGGTTTCGATTACAACCGCTGGATCTATCTTTACCATACCTATCGCGCCGGCAGCGGGCTGGCCAACCGGGTCGTCCGCTATACTTTAGGGAATGGCCTGACGCTCTCCGGATATACCGTCATAATCGATGGCATTCCCGGCGGCAATGTCCATAACGGCGGTCGAATTAAGTTCGGCCCGGACGGACTGCTATATATCGGCACCGGCGACTCAGGTATTGATACGCTCGCGCAGGACCTGAACTCGCTGGCCGGCAAGATACTCCGGCTGAACGATGATGGCTCGATCCCTTCAAACAACCCCTTCCCCAACTCGGCGGTCTATTCTTACGGCCACCGCAACGTTCAAGGTTTAGCCTGGGACGGCTTCGGCCAGCTATGGGCGACAGAGCATGGCTCCAATAATTTCGACGAGTTGAATCTCATTGAAGCCGCCAACAATTACGGCTGGCCAGTTGTCCGCGGCGAAACCACGGCTCCCGGCATGACCGGCCCCAAACTTCATAGCGGCAACGACACCTGGGCGCCTTCAGGCCTGACTTTTTTTCAAGGTTCGCTTTATTTTACCGGCCTTCGCGGTCAGAGCATTTTTGAATACAACCTTCAAACCGGGAGGTTGACGCGTTATTTGAACGGCATTTTCGGCAGGCTCAGGGACATTGTCAACGGCCCTGACGGTTACCTGTACGTCATTACGAACAATCTTGACGGCCGCGGCATACCGCTGGCCGGCGACGACCATCTGATCCGGATTAATCCGGCCAGGTTGGCGGAAACCGCCTGA
- a CDS encoding MFS transporter, which produces MVTFIGLLNSAGFSVSLPFLSLYLYQQRDVPMTVVGLIILGSGLIAAAAQMLSGMLSDRIGRRPVILGSTVLATVLFIVMALLISSTAPVWAIVSAYVLVRCGLMSARPATSALIVDLMPKARLAEGYGILRMGQNLGFGFGPAIGGYFWAVTSYGWLFAAAAVISLLCLFLVYRFLKESFGGSNGEKVNLQAVLATARDQTFLGFTVISVIAFMGLGQFISTLSVYTVDRVGFSTVQYGSLLTLNAVTVVLLQYPAARWIGRFKRAEALFLGMAVYSVGYLSMGFVGPYGLALGAMGIITIGEILFSPVSMTVVGELSPKNQRGRYQGFYGLAETLGISLGPTLGGALLDASAPDGRLAVWLPIASVILAAGLAFYVWGKRRYRPLPEASAIEAA; this is translated from the coding sequence ATGGTCACTTTTATCGGACTTCTCAATTCGGCGGGTTTTTCGGTGTCGCTGCCGTTCTTGTCGCTTTATCTCTACCAGCAGCGGGATGTACCGATGACCGTGGTCGGGCTGATCATTCTGGGCAGCGGATTGATCGCCGCGGCCGCCCAGATGCTTTCCGGGATGCTGTCCGACAGAATCGGCCGGCGGCCGGTAATTTTGGGCAGCACGGTGCTGGCGACGGTTCTGTTCATCGTCATGGCATTGTTGATAAGCTCGACCGCCCCGGTATGGGCAATTGTCAGTGCCTACGTCCTGGTACGTTGCGGTTTGATGTCCGCCCGCCCGGCGACTTCGGCGCTGATCGTTGATCTGATGCCCAAAGCCAGGTTGGCCGAAGGCTACGGCATCCTCAGGATGGGGCAGAACTTGGGGTTCGGCTTCGGACCGGCTATCGGAGGTTACTTTTGGGCGGTCACCTCCTACGGCTGGCTTTTCGCTGCGGCGGCGGTTATCAGCCTGCTCTGTCTGTTTTTGGTCTACCGTTTCCTAAAGGAGAGTTTCGGCGGCTCAAACGGCGAGAAGGTCAACCTCCAGGCTGTCCTAGCCACCGCCCGCGACCAGACCTTCCTGGGATTCACAGTTATTTCCGTCATCGCCTTCATGGGCCTCGGGCAGTTCATCAGTACTCTGTCGGTCTATACAGTTGACCGGGTGGGTTTTTCCACAGTGCAATACGGGTCGCTGCTCACCCTGAACGCGGTGACGGTGGTTTTGCTGCAGTACCCGGCGGCGCGCTGGATCGGCCGGTTCAAACGGGCTGAAGCACTGTTCCTCGGCATGGCGGTTTATTCTGTCGGCTACCTGTCGATGGGATTCGTCGGTCCCTACGGGCTGGCGCTGGGGGCGATGGGTATAATCACCATCGGCGAAATCTTATTTTCGCCCGTCTCAATGACCGTCGTCGGCGAGTTGTCCCCCAAAAACCAGCGGGGCCGCTACCAGGGTTTTTACGGCCTGGCGGAGACCCTGGGCATTTCCCTCGGCCCGACCTTGGGCGGGGCGCTTCTGGACGCTTCGGCGCCGGACGGGCGCCTCGCCGTCTGGTTGCCGATAGCCTCGGTAATCCTGGCGGCGGGACTGGCCTTCTACGTCTGGGGGAAACGGCGCTACCGGCCGTTACCGGAAGCCAGCGCCATCGAAGCGGCTTAA